In Synechococcus sp. CB0101, a genomic segment contains:
- a CDS encoding CsoS2 family carboxysome shell protein: MATKSSREAALERRKALTEGGKQAAKRHSSGGGRVRTAADARPTRTNAAPVQASTPAASAPAAAPAPTRSLSASAPARTGTPKRVSNPSRDLVLARREALSRGGKRANQSKDRTRTDVARETSKPAAPAAEHKCKCQESQPDTTSSRQRETAATLSLSSRGSSASPSSNRPATRKATAQHNPSRALVLARREALSKRGKSASGTSKTGPAAVARQINPDLSARELSQKVRELKSKTGAAGTARNAGTRPSGPNRHGAKQAAEASLKVGVSETLAGQTVTGTQANRSVKTTGNEAATCRTITGTEYLGAEVFQTFCGTQPAAPIQPAKVRVTATTHGNRVTGNEVGRSEKVTGDEPGTCKSITGTEYVSANQSAAYCGGATPAVRKVGRSQTLGGQAVSGVMVGRSEKVTGDEPGSGRQLTGDQYLGAEAPAAGRAPAKVNSFNTLRGTGVTGTAVGRSQHVTGDEPGSCRNVTGDEYIGSEQFEGFCGDRPAPEAAKVGFSITNRNQVVSGTRTGRSSKVTGDEPGTCKVVTGTPYAGLEQAGDFCNANAVRATRERTAVRNASRMTGIQPGIGGVMTGAERGACEDVTGTPYVGADQLNQACGTAPSRDADFPQALNQAAWQQFSVQSPARAAQVERERTGAVTGSTYEQGGRITGPFDMAGGKVTGTEQFRFDRRAAQRLAAATDVAPVSMDEDLRPASRVTGEGSGTKVTGDDWDRGERVTGTEGSSARRRNPTRVGPMSAMPGQQNKRNQDVPPPNSKVTGSSGSTDQGSLITVSGGARG, from the coding sequence ATGGCCACTAAATCGAGTCGCGAAGCAGCCCTGGAGCGCCGTAAGGCCCTCACGGAAGGTGGCAAACAAGCTGCCAAGCGCCACAGCTCCGGTGGTGGCCGGGTGCGCACAGCAGCGGACGCACGTCCAACCCGCACCAATGCCGCGCCTGTTCAAGCCTCGACCCCGGCTGCATCAGCACCGGCCGCCGCTCCGGCTCCCACCCGTAGCCTGAGCGCCTCCGCTCCGGCCCGTACGGGCACCCCCAAGCGCGTCAGCAACCCCAGCCGTGATCTGGTGCTGGCCCGCCGCGAAGCCCTGTCCCGCGGTGGCAAGCGCGCCAATCAGTCGAAAGACCGCACCCGCACTGACGTCGCTCGCGAGACCAGCAAGCCCGCTGCTCCCGCCGCTGAGCACAAGTGCAAGTGCCAAGAGAGCCAACCCGACACCACCAGCAGCCGTCAGCGCGAGACGGCCGCAACCCTTTCGCTGAGCAGCCGTGGCAGCTCGGCCTCACCCAGCAGCAATCGCCCGGCCACCCGCAAAGCCACCGCGCAGCACAACCCCAGCCGAGCTCTCGTTCTCGCCCGTCGCGAAGCGCTGTCCAAGCGTGGCAAATCCGCCAGCGGCACCAGCAAGACCGGCCCTGCCGCAGTGGCCCGTCAAATCAACCCTGATCTGAGCGCCCGCGAACTCTCCCAGAAGGTGCGCGAGCTGAAGAGCAAAACCGGCGCCGCTGGCACTGCTCGCAATGCGGGAACCCGCCCCTCCGGCCCGAACCGCCACGGCGCCAAGCAGGCCGCCGAAGCCTCCCTCAAGGTGGGTGTGAGTGAGACCCTCGCCGGCCAGACCGTTACCGGTACGCAGGCCAACCGCTCGGTGAAAACCACCGGCAACGAGGCGGCCACCTGCCGCACGATCACCGGTACGGAATATCTGGGCGCTGAGGTCTTCCAGACCTTCTGCGGCACCCAACCGGCAGCTCCGATCCAGCCCGCCAAGGTGCGTGTCACCGCGACCACCCACGGCAACCGGGTCACCGGCAATGAGGTGGGTCGCAGCGAGAAAGTGACCGGCGATGAGCCCGGCACCTGCAAGAGCATCACCGGCACTGAATACGTCTCAGCCAACCAATCCGCCGCTTACTGCGGTGGCGCCACCCCGGCGGTGCGCAAGGTGGGACGCAGCCAGACCCTCGGCGGTCAAGCCGTGAGCGGTGTGATGGTGGGCCGGAGCGAGAAGGTCACGGGCGATGAGCCCGGTTCCGGCCGTCAGCTCACCGGTGATCAATATCTGGGCGCCGAAGCACCCGCTGCAGGCCGCGCTCCGGCCAAGGTGAACAGCTTCAACACCCTGCGCGGCACGGGCGTGACCGGCACCGCCGTTGGCCGGAGCCAGCACGTCACCGGCGATGAGCCCGGTAGCTGCCGCAATGTGACCGGCGACGAGTACATCGGCTCCGAGCAGTTCGAAGGTTTCTGCGGCGATCGTCCCGCTCCCGAAGCCGCCAAGGTGGGCTTCAGCATCACCAACCGCAACCAGGTGGTGAGCGGCACCCGCACCGGCCGTTCCTCCAAAGTGACCGGCGACGAACCCGGCACCTGCAAGGTGGTGACCGGCACCCCCTACGCAGGCCTCGAGCAGGCCGGCGACTTCTGCAACGCCAATGCCGTGCGCGCCACCCGCGAGCGCACCGCTGTTCGCAACGCCAGCCGCATGACCGGCATTCAGCCCGGCATCGGCGGTGTGATGACTGGCGCTGAGCGTGGCGCCTGTGAAGACGTGACCGGCACCCCTTACGTGGGCGCCGACCAACTCAACCAGGCCTGTGGCACCGCCCCCAGCCGCGATGCCGACTTCCCTCAGGCCCTGAACCAGGCCGCATGGCAGCAGTTCAGCGTGCAATCCCCTGCCCGCGCCGCCCAGGTGGAGCGTGAGCGCACCGGCGCCGTGACCGGCAGCACCTACGAGCAAGGCGGGAGAATCACCGGCCCTTTTGACATGGCCGGCGGCAAAGTCACCGGCACCGAGCAGTTCCGCTTCGACCGCCGCGCCGCTCAGCGCCTTGCCGCCGCCACCGACGTGGCTCCGGTGAGCATGGACGAAGACCTGCGCCCCGCCTCCCGGGTCACCGGCGAGGGTTCCGGAACCAAGGTGACCGGTGACGACTGGGATCGTGGTGAGCGCGTGACCGGCACCGAGGGCAGCTCTGCCCGCCGCCGCAATCCCACCCGTGTGGGTCCGATGAGCGCCATGCCTGGCCAACAGAACAAGCGCAACCAGGACGTTCCCCCTCCCAACAGCAAAGTCACCGGCTCCAGCGGC